The segment CGTCACCGATGCCGCAAGTTCCGACATCACCGGAAAATCCTGCTCGCCCTATACCGCGCACTGGACCTACGACACCTATTCCAACGCCCACACGGTGGGCAGCGCCATCGTCAAGAACGGCGGCGACAGCTGGTTCTTCCTCACCGCCGACTACGTGTTCGGCCATTCCATCGAGCGCGACACCGGCGACGTCGTGAGGGCCGCCGGCGGCAAGGTGCTCGGCAGCGTCAAGCACCCGCTCAACACGGCTGACTTCTCGTCCTTCCTGCTTCAGGCCCAGGCCTCCAAGGCCAAGATCATCGGGCTTGCCAATGGCGGCGGCGACACCATCAACGCGATCAAGCAGGCTGGCGAGTTCGGCATCGTCGCCGGCGGCCAGAACCTGGCCGCGATCGTGATGTTCATCTCCGACGTGCACAGCCTGGGGCTGAAGCTCGCACAGGGCCTGATCATCACCGAGGCCTATTACTGGGACCTCAACGACAAGACCCGTGCCTTCGGCAAGCGCTTCTTGGAGCGCGTCAAGCGCATGCCGACGATGAACCAGGCCGCGACCTACAGCGCGACGCTGCACTACCTGAAGGCGGTGCAGGCTGCCGGCACCAAGGACACCAAGACCGTGATGGCCAAGATGCGCGAGATGCCGGTGAAGGATGCCTTCACCGACAATGGCATCCTGCGTGAGGACGGCCGCATGGTGCACAGCATGTTCCTGTTCCAGGTCAAGAAGCCCGAGGAATCCAAGGGCCCGTGGGATTATTACAAGCTGCTCGCCGAGGTTCCCGCCGACCAGGCCTTCCGCCCGCTGAAGGACGGCGGCTGCCCGCTCGTGAAGTGAGCTCTGCCTCCATCGCGGACCTGCCACGCTTCGTGGGGCAGGTCCACGACATTGCATCCCGCGGAAAAAACGAGCGAGCGCTCTCTCAGAAAATTCCGGTCGGCCCCCTTTTCCGACGGCCACTCTGTGCGCTAGGAATGAGGACAAGGGCGCAAAGCCCACGCCTGGATCAATAACAAC is part of the Bradyrhizobium commune genome and harbors:
- a CDS encoding ABC transporter substrate-binding protein; translated protein: MYRIARAAFAAGLLSALFVYPSSAQQTPLKIGVLSDFSSVYSDIGGQGNVEATKMAIEDFGGQMFGRPIDMVSADALNKPDVASTIARKWWETEGVDMIIDLPTSATALAVMELSKQYEKVMIVTDAASSDITGKSCSPYTAHWTYDTYSNAHTVGSAIVKNGGDSWFFLTADYVFGHSIERDTGDVVRAAGGKVLGSVKHPLNTADFSSFLLQAQASKAKIIGLANGGGDTINAIKQAGEFGIVAGGQNLAAIVMFISDVHSLGLKLAQGLIITEAYYWDLNDKTRAFGKRFLERVKRMPTMNQAATYSATLHYLKAVQAAGTKDTKTVMAKMREMPVKDAFTDNGILREDGRMVHSMFLFQVKKPEESKGPWDYYKLLAEVPADQAFRPLKDGGCPLVK